A window of Hordeum vulgare subsp. vulgare chromosome 5H, MorexV3_pseudomolecules_assembly, whole genome shotgun sequence genomic DNA:
aatatttattttggaatatataaaaatattagagaaaataaataccagagggggccacccagatgcccactaggcacgagggcaCGCCTACCCCCCCCTAGCGCGCCCTAGTGGGTAGTGGGGCCCGTGGCCAGcctctggtgcccatcttctggtatataaaCCCATTTTCCCTAGGAAACATCAAGAGAGGACTCTCGGGATGAAGagccgccatctcgaggcgaaACTTGGGCAcgagcacttttgctctccgacaCAGCGATTTTGCGAGGGATACTTCCCTTCGGGAGGggaaaatcgaagccatcgtcgtcAAAACAACCCTCTCACCTTGGGAGGATCAATCTtcctcaacatcttcaccagcaccatctcatctcaaaatcCTAGTTCATTTGTTGTGTTCAATCCGTGTatgaaaacctcagattggtatttATGGGTGACTAGTAGTCTTGAttccatcttgtagttgatgctagttggtttatttggtggaagattaaatgtccagatccattatgatatttattatccctctgatcttgagtgtgaatatgatttgtgagtagtggcttttgttcttgaggacataggagaagtcttgtcataagtaatcatgtgaatttggtattcgatcgatattttgatgatgtgtatgtggtgattcccttagtggtgttatgtgaacgtcgactacattacACTTAACCATCTTTGggactaagggaatgcattgtggagtagttattagatgatgggttgctagagtgacaaaagcttaaacccttgtttatgcgatattccgtaaggggctgatttggatccatatgtttaatgctatggttaaatgttatcttaattcttctttcgtagttgagaattcttgcaagaggggttaataataagtggggggcttgttcaagtaataaaAACACCCAAGCacgagtccacccacatatcaaattaccaaagtAGCGAAGGTGAATCAAacaaacatgatgaaagtgactagatgaaattcccatgtgtcctcgagaatgTTTTACTTATTATCAGAGACCATTCTGACATGTCCTTtcctacaaaagagattgggctaccttgctgcacttttattgccATTGTTATTACttactcgttacaaattatcttcctatcaaactatctgttactgacaatttcagtgcgtgcagaaaataccttgttgaaaaccgcttgccatttccttctgctcctcgttgggttcgacactcttacttgtctaaacgactatgattgatcctctatacttgtgggtcatcaatcaacTGTGGTGGGTTATTAATTCATCAAACTAGTGGCCTCAACATACCATCTCTAGGTAGTCAGTTTTCATACCATATGCTAGTAGTAGCTCCATTACCAATGCGCTTAATAATTCCTTGCTTCATTATGTCCCGTCGCTCAAGTATCGATTGCCAGATTTGTGATGGGTCATTTCCCAACTCGGCATCAAGTATAGGCACATTTAGAAAGCACACggtttcattattagagcactcaAGGACTCATgcttctctaatgtcctccatgccTGTTTTGCGAGCAACACCAAGTTGAAAATTTCAAAGTCTCTATAACCAAGTCCTCACATATAATGGGGCATCAATATGGTACTTCGAGTAACCGGAAATATGCATACTTACTTCATCATTCCAAAAAGCTCCCAAACCTCCACTCCTTCCGGAGGAGATGATAGAAAAACTTTTATCATAATCTAAGGTTGTTTTCAAGTTCTATGACTCATACTCTATCAAGTTGCATCTCTACGATACAAAGTACAGTCGGGATAAATCGCTTCACGAGTTCCCAAAGCTCATGAATTGTCGCGGGTTTACCCATCCCGCGACAATTCCAACATATAAAATCCATTGGCCCCGACGATGCCCCTCTAGGGAGCCCGCCAAACTGACTTTAGATTCAGAAGTGCTTCCATCTATACTCTTCGATGCAGTCCTTGTTCTCTTAGGATCTTTTTCAGTCGGAGGGCAATGCCTCGTGTGGAATTAAGGTCGGCTTATTACCTTCTGATATGTCAGTTTCAACGGCCTTTGATACCAATGAATCCTTACTGGTTAGAGCATCAGTAGGATGTTCAGACCTTTTCCTATTCGGATCTACCATGTCTATATCACAGGAATAGACCATCGGTTCCGCATCTTTCACATAGAGTCCATCATCAACGTTGTATCCACTGTCTCTTCCTCTTCGTGTCCTGCCCCCGCGGCGTCCGccacgtcttcctcccccgcctcggccacctcatgtgcctctACCGGTCCATATAAACCACGATGCCCGAAACTCTTTAAAGACCAGAGCCAACGGAGGATGTATTCCATTGCCATGTTTTTTAAAGAGATAGCCAAGCATCCCAAACACAGCACACCAATCAGGAAGTTTTTCATACTTCACCTTATATATCTGGCGCTTGTTATCACGGATCATAGACACCACATTCTTCACAGGCTTCGTCACATTGATTCTAACCCATACATGATAGAAGTTTCCGGTGAAGTCGTGTGATGGAGGTTCAACAAATAGTACTTCACCCACCTTAGCAGCAATCGGTGAAACAAGGTGAGCATACAAATCTGGTACATCATGAATTTGAATCCATATCTCAACAGTATCAAGCTTTATCGTGGAAGGTATTGTCACTCTGTCATATGGTTTAATGACCACCGCATCGCCACGAAAGTGCCATGGACCATCTTGCATTACCGTCTCACAATCTCCAAGACATGAGAATTGGATGGTGTAGAGATTATATTCCAGCGGCCTGAACTTCAGAACTTGAGCTAGGTCCCATGCAGATTGCATGTTCCTACAGAACCACGTCTCACTGTAGATCTTCTCAGTGTGAACCCTAGCCAGCGCCACCCAACGAGCAACTTCTTTCGAAGCCTCCTTCTCGTCAAAGACAACAACATCAAGATCCTCCTCACGCAGACCCGACTCTTTCATCATCCTCTCGACCTCGCTGGCCTCCTTAAAACCAGATGGTCCATCTAAAGCCACGTGAGATACTTACCGATGTAGATCAATCGGGTTTTGTGATAGACCCTTGTTCCACCGCGCCCACCTGACAACCAGATTCTGTCGACCTCGCTGGCCTCCTTAAAACCAGATGGTCCATCTAAAGCCACGTGAGATACTTACCGGTGTAGATCAATCGGGTTTTGTGATAGACCCTTGTTCCACCGCGCCCACCTGACAACCAGATTCTGTCGCAACCCGAGGATCGCTGCAGATTCAATGAAAGATAATGAGGAGACGGTGCCGCAACCCGAGGATCACCGCAGATTCAATGGACGATAATAAGGAGACGACGGCAGGTATGGCCAAAAGCTCACGACGACGACATGATTGCCCCAGAAGAAAAAGAAACCCTATCGAGAGAGGGGAAACGTTCATGTAAGGATTTCCTTCACTTAGTTGATCGCCTACTTTACATGGTCGATGGGCCTCAATTAGTCTCTCCTACTTTACATGCTCGATTTAACACATGGGCCTAGGCCGCATCAGTGACCTTCCCGGCATGAGAATATCCGAGTTAAGGGCGAAAGCCCGGTCAAAAATATAtgcgaaaaatacaaaaatatgcaaagaaagTAGTTCTCtccccaacaacaaatattatggtaCAGAGGAAGTACATTCTAAAAATAACACAGCACAGGTATCAATAGTCTTACAAAAAGAACAGTGTTGTCGTAGCATGCCTTCTGTGACATGTACCAGAAGTCGTATTACTAATTCAGTCAAATTTTCAAATGAAAAAAGAAACTTCAGCAGCAAAGGCAGATTAGCCCACACATGCATTTCAAGCCAACTCATTGTATAAACCTTAACAGTAGAGGGGATACTGAATTAACGAGTTCTAGTATCAAATGCAAAATCAAGAAAAAGTTAAATGTATTGTACACATTGTATAGCTCACTCATCGCTCAGGTACAGTTGACAGTGCGACTGATGAATTATTGGGTTTTTACCATGTAAAGTATGGCAATCGCCAAACAATCTATGTACCAGACTATCGATCAACCTATCAAGTATGCAAATGACATATCCCTGTGACTGAGTTacaacaatatgaagtccaatgtAACAGTAGATTTGAGGGGAGAATGGGGGCCCGCAGTCCAACAATCAAGAGGAAGCAGCTGTAAATGGTTCACTAGCCTCCAGAAGCTTGTTAAGCAAGCCGGTGAACACAATAGAATCGGTCTCATTGGGCTTGAATTTAAGGAGAGCAGAAGGTACTAGGCCTTCATCTTGCAACGTGCGTGCCCGCTCTCCTGTATTTGGAGAATGCGGTAACACACGTGACCTAGGAACAGCTGGACAGATAAGATCAAATTCCAAGCCTGGCTGCTTCAAAGCGGACGCAACAAACTGCATAAGGGAAAGCAGCAGATTAACCAAAAGGCTACAAAGCCAGTACTTGAAATGAATATGTGATACTAGGTGAATATAGCTTTAAACACTACGTACAAAATACCGTTGGATAGCCCAGGTAACAACATAAGCATGGGAAACAACTTCATGACTTCAAACATACATAAAGACTGTTATATACAGATTCGACATTGGCCCGTAAGCCAAACTTGCAAATTCCAGAATTACACTTGGGATATTGACAAATAATCAGGTACGCAAAATAAATAGTGTATATGACAAGTGTACAAGTCCTAGAGtggaagaaaataccaaaggattcAACACCTCATTCTCGATTGAGAGATATGCAGATGATACTCAACGGGACAAAATCATACAGACAAACAAGCATAGAGGGCAGAAGTACCTCATATAGTGAACTAGTAGCCTCCGCTGGAAGGAATACGCCCTGGAGAATTACTCCATCAGGAAACTGAACTCGGATGACAGCTTGTTTGTACTTCTGTCGAGCAGCCAGTGCCTGCTTCTCCTTATATGACTTTGGAATTAGCAACCGAGATTGTTCCAGCCTTTCCCTCCTCATCTTTGCCTCGTTCCTTACCTCCTCACCGCTAAGTTTGTAGAAGGAATCTGGTGTATCAATTTCTGCAACAGAACTTCCAGGGACATTGAAGAATACCCGAATCTGTGAAGTTATCATGGAAGTTCAATAAATTACATTTCTAAGGAGATATAAATGGGAGCAACAGCAAACTGCAAAATGGACAATCAATTGCAGAACATAACAGAAAAAGGACGCATCAGAGCACATATAGTCGTATATATGCTAAATTTCaggtctcaagagaaatacccttACAGTAATTACTAAATTCAACATGTTGAGGAAAAAAAATGTTAGTGGTGAAACACATGTATGCTATCAGATGCTGATATACCCCCGCCAACTTACGCACATATATATCAGAAACTGATATATCCCAATACCATGATATGTATCTTATTTGAGCTTCTTTAGTCAGAAGTACAAGCTGGGAGCTGTGACATGTCAATTTAGCTTCTTTAGTCAGAAGTTGCAACAGTTTTACCTGAACCCATACGTGATACGTCCATCCCCGCAAGATCAGATTCAAAAACAAAATCCGAATATCTGCATCTGATATATAATCAGGGACCAAGTTCCAATATTTAATTAGAACTAATTGCTCTACAATTTTTGAAATATACATTTTATAATTGCAGAAGTGTATAAAATGCATTTTCTGTAGCATGTGTCTTACACGATAGAGACAACATGTAGTGTATCCCAAACAGGAACATTATAAAGATACCATTCCACATACTTTGTAGCAAAAAGTAACAACATTGACAGAATGCTACAATGTTCCGAACATAGAAATAACTTAATTTAGGTATGAACTAAATATCATAGGTATAAAAAAGACAGGCCAAATCTTAAACATGAATATCAAAGTGTACTGTGTACAACAATACAAAAGACAGGCCAAAACTCAAACATGAATGTAGAAGTGTACGGCAATATAAAAGATGGGCCAAAACTCAAACATGAACATAGAAGTGTACGGCAATATAAAAGATGGGCCAAAACTCAAACATGAATATAGAAGTGTACAGCAAAAGGAAGTATCACATTTTACATACTACGTAGTTTCCTACATTCTGACCtccaacatactccctccgtctcaaaataactgtctcaaccttagtataactttgtactagagctagtacaaagttgagacacttattttgggacggagggagtatgatggAGTAATATAGACTGCAAGTTTCCGGGATTCCACAATATGTCATGGAAATGGTACCACATTGTTAAGacagacttcctatatatgaacatGACTGCATAATTTAGCACTGATCTCACAGAAATGGCATCACATTTTTATGATCTATTGGTGTAAGCACATCAATATTTAGTCGTTTTTACTCATTACTAAGTTCAAACAAAATCTATTTCTCACGAGTAAAGATGTGACATGTGTACACCAAGAAAATCATAGTGTGGACAAACCAACCTATCCATGCAGTTCAATTCATTGAGCAAAATATGATCATCCACATAACCAATTGATGGAGTAAACATTGAATTAGACGCCTGCTCACCTGACGATCAACAATCTTGTTAACCTCCTTTTGCTCGTCAACTCCGCTGCGGCAGCTCTCTTTGGACTCAGACCCGGCCAGAGTAGGTAGCGATGCCGAAGGATGGGACCTCTCAAGCAGTAGCACGGCCTGCCTGATCCCGCTAAGCCTCGCTTCCGTAGGAGTCTCGTCCATCGCGGCAAAGAGCTCCCCGCTCTCATCCCCGATCGTGAACCCTACCGCCTCGAGGAGCTCAAGCCCGCCCTCCctgtccgccacggcctccttgaTCCTAGGGTTACCGAGCCTGACCCTCCTGTACTTGTCGTTGCCGGGCTCCTTGAGCAGGTTGCCGAGAAGCTTCTTCACGACCTCGGCGGCCGCCGCGGGCGGGTTCGCGGCGAGGTACGCGGCAGCGCGGGCGCGGGCGCCGCCGGCCGACGCGAGGCAGCCATCGAGGTGCTCCGAGACGGCGTGCTCGGAGGAGAAGGCGTCGCCGCAGTTGGGGCACACGACCGTGTCGCCGCCGTTGGCATCtgggcggcgggaggaggaggaggagatgacggCGGTGAAGGGGGTGAATTCGGAGGGGCCGGGCGGGCGCGGGGGCTGCTGCTTGGGGGCGGGCctggggctagggttagggtttgattgacgggaggaggaggtggaggcggagggGGGAGGGCCGGAGCCGAGGACGTGGGAGGGGCCCTTGAAGGacggggcggaggaggaggtgaccTTCTTCATGAGATCCTTCATCTTGTCCTTCATCATGGTCGCCGGCGGCCACTAGGTGTaggcggcagaggaggaggaggattggCGTGGACGGGGAGTAGACTCGGTGGTGGTTGCCTCCGCGGGGTTCGAGGGGAAGAAGCAACGCGAGGGGAACAGATTGATAAAAGAAGGAAGAGCTACGGTGGTGGAGATCCAGCTGGGAAATGAAGCCGGCGTCCGGCAATCAGGCAATGGCATGGTACTTCGCTGCGAAGGCATCTTCGCCGAGTGGGCCGGGATGAACTCGGGACTGAAACTGGGCTTTGTTGGAGAATAGCACTTGCGCTCTACCCGTGGGCTtaggccctgtttctttaaaaagtcctaaaactttttttttagagggtgtttggatacgttttagtcccatgactaaaaataatgagactaaaacttgctagcctcactcatgcttgattcaaatactaaagagactaaaatcaagttaatgagcatttattatcctccaaaccctccaatccaaaacttgcatgaggagttaaatgaggagagagaggactaatgcacattttagtaggggtatccctgactaaaagattttagtctcaagactagttttagcctctctttagtcagggttgcttggaactttagcctcttaaagagactagttttagtcaaactagttttagtctcttggatccaagcaccctcttagtcccaactaaaaagtctttAGTCCTTACCGGTTTCTTTTCAGGGACTaaacatggactggatgtcattaaattacatgcaaaaagaccatgttacccctagtaatgtagtagaagttattaaatgacatatgctaaaagtaggggcatgataacccacaagtatataggagatcgcaatagttttttaagggtagagtattcaacccaaatttattgattcgactcaaaggAAAGCGAAAGTATATtctgaagtattagcagttgagttgtcaattcaaccacacctgaaagatttagtgtctccagcaaagtatcaatagcaaagaagtatgatagcagcagtagcaacagagtaacagtagcagcagtgacagcagtagcggcaaagtaacagtagcagggaccagtaggaaaaactcgtaggcattggatcggtgatggatgattatgccggatgctattcatcatgtaacagctataacacagagagatatgtaactagctcccgttcgtcaatctaatgtaggcaactattccatatgtagtcatacgtgcttaggaaaaagaacttgcatgacatctattgtccatccctcccgtggcagcggggtcctaatggaaactacgggatattaatattcttcttttaataaagaaccggaccaacgcattaacacttggtgaatacatgaactcctcatactatggtcatctccgggagtggtttcggctattgtcactccggggttgccgggtcataacacatagtaggtgactacaacttgcaagataggatctaaaacacacatatattggcgataacataataggttcagatctgaaatcatggcactcgggccctagtgacaagcattaagcatggcaaagtagtagcaacatcaatctcagaacatagtggatactagggatcaatccccgtcaaaactaactcgattacatgatagatctcatccaactcatcatcgtccagcaagcctacgatgagattactcacgaacggtgaagagcatcatggaattggcgatgaaggaaggttgatgatgacgatggcgacgatctcccctctccggagcccagaacggactccagatctgccctccagatgaagaacaggaggtggtggcgccttcgtatcgtaaaatgcgatgaatccttctccctgatttttttccggatgaaacggactatatagagctggattgagaggcggtggagcgtcgtgggctccacaagcctgcccggcgcggcaggggggcgcctggtgggcttgtgggctcacggctccactccctccgctgattcttgcgccagtatttttcattaattccagaaaaaatcttcgtaaattttcaggtcattccgagaacttttatttttgcgcaaaaacaacaccatggcaattctgctgaaaacagcgttaatccgggttagttccattcaaatcgtgcaaattagagtccaaaacaagggcaaaagagttcgggaaagtaaatacgacggagacgtatcaactcccccaagcttaaagccttgcttgtcctcaagcaattcagttgacaaactgaaagagacaaaagaaaaactttgacgaactctgtttgatcttgttgttgcaactatgtctaactcataaccagaatttcagcaagatcacaagcaaaccacataagcaaatgacatctaggtctcacggtaaactcatatcaatggcataatcaactagcgagcaaataataataagtctcaaacgtcaacacttcaatcaaaacaatcatgaagcagtacgaacagatggtatctcgctaactgtttctgagaccgcaaaacataaatgctgagcaccttcaaagaccaagggctcactaaacattgtaattcatggcaaagaagatccagtcacagtcatactcaacacaattaaaagcaaagcataaaaacgacagaggtgctctctaattggtgctttcatAAGAGGAgggtgactcaacaggaacataaatagacaggcccttcgcagaaggaagcattgatttgcagaggtgccagagctcaagcttttgaaaacagagataataattttgggtggcatgctttcattgtcaacgcaatgactaagagttctcaccatcttccacgctacacatgctataggcggttcccaaacagaaaagtaaagttttgactcccccaccaccaatcaatcacaatccacgactagccgaatcctcgggtgccgtccataccaacatcaatccagggggagttttgtttgcaattatcttttcgatttgagcatggaactaggaattccaattatcggcccctttctcatgaatgatagtatcaaggataacacgcctagcatggaagatactaatagccccctgtcaccacatgagcggttcggcatgcaaaagagattatttcttgaaggtttagagagtggcacatgcaaatttacttagaacggcgggtagatacccaaataggtaggtatggtggactcatatggaacaactttgggtttatggaagtgaatgcacaagcagtattcccgcttagtacgagtgaaggctagcaaaagactaggaagcgaccaactagagagcgacaacagtcatcaaaatgcattgagattaactaacattgagtgcaagcatgagtaggacataaatcaccatgaacatgtatatcatagaggctatgttgattttgtttcaactacatgcgtgaacatgcgccaagtcaagccacttgaatcattcaacggaggataccatcctatcatactacaacacagtcatctcaaaattcatgtgggcatccaagacaaaccattataagctcctagctaagtaagcatggcataagaaactatgatctctaagttgtcattgcaaacatgtttctctcacaacaagctgaatcaggcacgatgagctggtcatatttacaaaaacaaaatagatcgagttcataccagcttttccaggctcagtcacttcatcatatatcgtcattattgcctttcacttgcacgattgaacgatgtgaacaataataagcgtgctcatgcgttggactaaagctggaatctgtaggcaaacacaaaggagaagacaaagtaatatggctctttaatagataaacagatatgcatgcgagagccactaaacattgtaaccatggtcttctaccttgacccaaagaaaaagaaaactatttacacgggaaagctcccaacaagcaaaagaagaacaagaaaatcttttttgggttttctcaaactagacagacacacgaaaagaaaacgagaaaaataaaataaactaacatggatgatacagtggcaaagtgtgaacaccaacgaacaaagtgaaagcataagcaagaatgtaaagtcggtcagaaacacgtactcccccaagcttaggcttttggcctaagttggtctactcccaaggaaggTCCGGGTGACACCCAAAAtcctaatgggggttgtacgggagcgcttcaaccactgcctgaatagctgcctcacggagacgagcaacctttgcctccctctcgtactcctctgcctctcctctcgttatgtaatatctccgttttacttgaaagtcaaagaagacaggagtaggaagggtaatatggaaaacacgctgccggttaaatatcaaacagtataggagggattcatcatccctctcaaggaactggtagcgtgtcaaagcaacgcggtcaaggaaagctgtatggagcggggaatctcattcgcggatgggtactccaagaaaatttgctatgcgagt
This region includes:
- the LOC123396095 gene encoding plant UBX domain-containing protein 2; translated protein: MMKDKMKDLMKKVTSSSAPSFKGPSHVLGSGPPPSASTSSSRQSNPNPSPRPAPKQQPPRPPGPSEFTPFTAVISSSSSRRPDANGGDTVVCPNCGDAFSSEHAVSEHLDGCLASAGGARARAAAYLAANPPAAAAEVVKKLLGNLLKEPGNDKYRRVRLGNPRIKEAVADREGGLELLEAVGFTIGDESGELFAAMDETPTEARLSGIRQAVLLLERSHPSASLPTLAGSESKESCRSGVDEQKEVNKIVDRQIRVFFNVPGSSVAEIDTPDSFYKLSGEEVRNEAKMRRERLEQSRLLIPKSYKEKQALAARQKYKQAVIRVQFPDGVILQGVFLPAEATSSLYEFVASALKQPGLEFDLICPAVPRSRVLPHSPNTGERARTLQDEGLVPSALLKFKPNETDSIVFTGLLNKLLEASEPFTAASS